A window from Cryptomeria japonica chromosome 1, Sugi_1.0, whole genome shotgun sequence encodes these proteins:
- the LOC131044856 gene encoding uncharacterized protein LOC131044856, which yields MASKTTSSAEKRAMVNPKDLKFTQPDIKSTFKDDTYPSVRDTVSLIRRGHLSPHEFGDLHVSMDDQGRMWCDNNRRLFAFREISCLGSEAKHRGLKSHRRPLLGGMLIKWKRSLLPRQMKKKTTIRHRPMKMKTKTTIRLYPMKTKTKAIRLYPMKMKTTIRPRPMTKTKAMMRLCPMKTKMKDEDVNNDLALSNEEEDKDNDSVSLYEDEDGDNDSASLYEDADNDSALPYEDKDKDNDAAVPFEDKDEDKDEDEDNDLALPNEDADKDNDAALSYEDKEEDNDLTLCIEDEDNDLASPYEDNDSASPYGDEVGDNDWASTYQDEDYDSDSTW from the exons ATGGCTTCCAAAACCACCTCCTCTGCTGAAAAGAGGGCCATGGTGAATCCCAAGGATTTGAAGTTCACACAGCCTGACATCAAGTCTACATTCAAGGACGACACATACCCTTCTGTTAGAGACACGGTTTCTTTGATACGGCGAGGCCACTTGAGTCCTCATGAGTTCGGCGATCTGCATGTCTCCATGGATGATCAGGGCCGTATGTGGTGTGATAATAACCGACGCCTCTTTGCCTTCAGAGAG ATTTCATGCCTAGGATCAGAGGCGAAGCATCGAGGGCTCAAATCCCACCGTCGCCCACTTCTGGGCGGAATGCTTATCAAATGGAAAAGGAGCCTTCTACCTCGCCAAATGAAGAAGAAGACAACGATTCGACATCGTCCTATGAAGATGAAGACGAAGACAACGATTCGGCTTTACCCTATGAAGACGAAGACAAAGGCAATTCGGCTTTACCCTATGAAGATGAAGACAACGATTCGGCCTCGCCCTATGACGAAGACAAAGGCAATGATGCGGCTTTGTCCTATGAAGacaaagatgaaagatgaagatgtCAACAACGATTTGGCCTTGTCCAATgaagaggaggacaaagacaatgaTTCAGTTTCACtctatgaagatgaagatggagacaACGATTCGGCCTCGCTCTATGAAGACGCAGACAACGATTCAGCCTTGCCCtatgaagacaaagacaaagacaatgatgcGGCTGTGCCCTTTGAAGACAAAGacgaagataaagatgaagatgaagacaacGATTTGGCCTTGCCCAATGAAGATGCAGACAAAGACAATGATGCGGCCTTGTCCTATGAAGACAAAGAAGAAGACAACGATTTGACCTTGTGTATTGAAGACGAAGACAACGATTTGGCCTCGCCCTATGAAGACAACGATTCGGCCTCGCCCTATGGAGATGAAGTCGGAGACAACGATTGGGCCTCGACCTATCAAGACGAAGACTACGACTCGGATTCGACCTGGTGA